Proteins found in one Capsicum annuum cultivar UCD-10X-F1 unplaced genomic scaffold, UCD10Xv1.1 ctg1658, whole genome shotgun sequence genomic segment:
- the LOC124890358 gene encoding uncharacterized protein LOC124890358 → IKSTIYEPYKYNQLKPKSIFLQNSRTLYSPSHLPLPLSINDNIKTDVHQTAPPLKFFSRRFPSNSLQNSFVVVDIHALSCQLSMQTNLHWKFLKSKKSCFP, encoded by the exons attaAATCCACCATTTATGAGCCATATAAATATAATCAACTCAAACCCAAATCCATTTTTCTCCAAAACAGCCGCACCCTTTACTCTCCCTCTCAtctccctcttcctctctctatcaACGACAACATCAAAACAGACGTCCACCAGACAGCGCCACCCTTGAAGTTCTTCAGCCGCCGCTTCCCCTCCAACAGCCTCCAAAATT CATTTGTGGTGGTGGATATCCATGCTTTGAGTTGTCAGCTGTCAATGCAGACAAACCTCCATTGGAAATTTctcaaatcaaagaaaagctg